In one bacterium genomic region, the following are encoded:
- a CDS encoding carbamoyl transferase yields MRVLGLNFSTDAAAALVIDGRVVAAALEERFDRVKHSGAFPRRSIQFVLDFAGLRLAEVDAVAVSWNAGAHLFHPNRRREAMFRDHREYLDIIPARLLAMTPEAVAGEATRLSIELEGRTLDATFFDHHLCHAAGAFYASGLESAAILTVDGYGEEASCRLSHGKDGAIANVGEVRFPHSIGSVYAAVTQFLGFSPNSGEGKVMALAGLGNAERYAAAFEDIVRLEDDGFAVDLSMFSYYMPGRSRVSDRFVAKFGAPRAPESPLTERDLDLAAALQTATERALTHVANILHERTGETRLCVAGGVALNAVAMGRLERDTPFAELFVLPPAHDGGGPLGAAWLASARGGVAPTLAGDAYDDRLGPDIDAASAESRLRAYGVRYQHVEDPATATAETIAGGKIVGRMSGRMEYGPRALGARSILADPRDPATKDRLNARIKYREPFRPFAPIVIESAATRFFDDARPTPYMNKVYMAKSETVDRAPAIVHDDGTVRVQTVGETHDPELYRLVSAFAEIARVPMVVNTSLNKRGEPICASLEDGLACLFTSGLDALFVGPFLVTK; encoded by the coding sequence TTGCGGGTCCTTGGCCTGAATTTCTCCACGGACGCGGCGGCGGCTCTCGTCATCGACGGCCGCGTCGTGGCCGCGGCGCTCGAGGAGCGCTTCGATCGCGTGAAGCACTCCGGCGCGTTCCCTCGCCGATCGATCCAATTCGTTCTTGATTTCGCGGGCTTGCGCCTGGCCGAGGTGGACGCGGTGGCGGTGTCCTGGAACGCGGGCGCGCACCTATTCCACCCGAATCGGCGGCGCGAGGCGATGTTCCGTGACCATCGCGAATACCTCGACATCATCCCCGCCAGGCTCCTTGCCATGACGCCCGAGGCGGTCGCGGGCGAGGCGACGCGCCTTTCGATCGAGCTCGAGGGGCGCACGCTCGACGCGACGTTTTTCGATCACCACCTCTGCCACGCGGCGGGCGCGTTTTACGCGTCGGGTCTTGAATCCGCGGCGATCCTGACCGTGGACGGCTACGGCGAGGAAGCGAGTTGCCGCCTGTCGCACGGAAAAGACGGCGCGATCGCGAACGTCGGCGAGGTGCGTTTTCCGCATTCGATCGGCTCGGTTTACGCCGCGGTGACGCAGTTCCTCGGCTTTTCGCCAAACAGCGGCGAGGGCAAGGTGATGGCGCTCGCGGGCCTTGGCAACGCGGAGCGCTACGCCGCGGCGTTCGAGGACATCGTGCGCCTGGAGGATGACGGCTTCGCGGTCGATCTTTCGATGTTCTCGTATTACATGCCCGGCCGGTCGCGCGTGTCGGATCGATTCGTCGCGAAGTTCGGTGCGCCACGCGCGCCCGAATCGCCGCTGACAGAGCGCGACCTGGACCTCGCCGCCGCGCTACAGACCGCGACCGAACGTGCGTTGACGCACGTCGCGAATATCCTTCACGAGCGCACGGGCGAGACACGGCTTTGCGTCGCCGGCGGAGTGGCGCTCAATGCCGTGGCGATGGGGCGGCTCGAGCGCGACACACCATTCGCGGAGCTGTTCGTGCTTCCGCCCGCGCACGACGGCGGCGGGCCGCTTGGGGCGGCGTGGCTCGCCAGCGCGCGGGGCGGTGTCGCGCCCACCCTCGCGGGCGATGCGTACGACGATCGGCTGGGTCCGGACATCGACGCGGCGTCGGCCGAGTCGCGGTTGCGTGCGTATGGCGTGCGTTATCAGCACGTCGAGGATCCCGCGACGGCGACGGCCGAGACGATCGCGGGCGGCAAGATCGTCGGCCGCATGAGCGGGCGGATGGAATACGGACCGCGCGCGCTCGGGGCGCGGAGCATCCTGGCCGATCCGCGCGACCCGGCGACGAAGGATCGGCTCAACGCGCGCATCAAGTATCGCGAGCCGTTCCGGCCTTTCGCGCCGATCGTCATCGAGAGCGCCGCGACGCGGTTTTTCGACGATGCGCGCCCGACGCCTTATATGAACAAGGTCTATATGGCGAAGTCCGAGACGGTCGACCGCGCGCCGGCCATCGTGCACGACGACGGCACGGTGCGCGTGCAGACGGTCGGCGAGACGCACGACCCCGAGCTGTACCGCCTGGTGAGCGCGTTCGCGGAGATCGCGCGCGTTCCGATGGTGGTGAACACCTCGCTGAACAAGCGCGGCGAGCCGATTTGCGCGAGCCTCGAGGACGGGCTCGCATGCCTTTTCACTTCCGGCCTGGACGCGCTTTTCGTCGGGCCGTTTCTCGTGACGAAGTGA
- a CDS encoding radical SAM protein: MKRPIDILRRLPKFSRYLVKKPLFAWQALDNMRRTRRGELTLNALEYAVVMSCNAACPKCSSDKMQDKGRPRLSHEKIRELADTARRLGTYEVNFTGGEPTLDKNLEDIVSYFHPERTFLGLNTHGGFLTPERIRSLAEAGLDLIKFSLDSPDPHEHDTWRGIEGLWKHNFELVDFINREMPGLRSHFCMTATRELVDSGKVVEALKLAKEHDVTIGYVLPTAVGRWDNHREVSLSPEQRARLNELQKDPSVFVHANVGNGPYECPCGVKEIYVNSYGDVIPCPYIQISFGNVKDEPLDAILARMSGWSEFREGASMCRSSEDERFIDTYIEPLKQHPVLPLPFDKHPAIAPEDMRA; the protein is encoded by the coding sequence ATGAAACGCCCCATCGATATCCTTCGCCGGTTGCCGAAGTTTTCCCGGTACCTGGTCAAAAAGCCGCTGTTTGCGTGGCAGGCCCTCGACAACATGCGGCGGACGCGGCGCGGCGAACTCACCCTGAACGCGCTCGAATACGCGGTCGTCATGAGCTGCAACGCGGCGTGCCCCAAGTGCTCGTCCGACAAGATGCAGGACAAGGGCCGCCCGCGCCTTTCTCACGAGAAGATCCGCGAGCTGGCCGACACCGCCCGCAGGCTTGGCACCTACGAGGTCAACTTCACCGGCGGCGAGCCGACCCTCGACAAGAACCTCGAGGACATCGTCAGCTACTTCCACCCCGAACGCACGTTCCTCGGGCTCAACACGCACGGCGGCTTCCTCACGCCCGAACGCATCCGGAGCCTGGCCGAGGCGGGGCTCGATCTCATCAAGTTCAGCCTCGATTCCCCGGACCCCCACGAGCACGACACCTGGCGCGGCATCGAAGGCCTGTGGAAGCACAACTTCGAGCTTGTCGATTTCATCAACCGCGAGATGCCCGGCCTGCGCAGCCACTTTTGCATGACGGCGACGCGCGAGCTGGTCGATTCGGGCAAGGTCGTCGAGGCGCTCAAGCTCGCGAAAGAGCACGATGTCACCATCGGCTACGTGCTGCCGACGGCCGTCGGGCGGTGGGACAACCATCGCGAGGTGTCGCTTTCGCCCGAGCAGCGCGCTCGGCTGAACGAGCTGCAAAAAGATCCCAGCGTCTTCGTGCACGCGAACGTCGGCAACGGCCCGTACGAGTGCCCTTGCGGCGTCAAGGAAATCTACGTCAACTCGTATGGCGACGTGATCCCGTGCCCGTACATCCAGATCAGCTTCGGCAACGTGAAGGACGAGCCGCTCGACGCCATCCTCGCGCGCATGAGCGGATGGAGCGAGTTCCGCGAAGGCGCCAGCATGTGCCGCAGCTCCGAGGACGAGCGCTTCATCGACACCTACATCGAGCCGCTCAAACAACATCCCGTCCTGCCGCTGCCCTTTGACAAACACCCCGCCATCGCGCCGGAGGACATGCGGGCGTAA
- a CDS encoding DEAD/DEAH box helicase family protein produces the protein MLTLKDYQQLALDALNAYFEECVSTRDADTAYYSMTRKTIGRGISYNPVKELPGLPYVCIRIPTGGGKTLVASHAVGLASRNLLHTSSALVLWLVPSNPIREQTLKNLKDRKHPYRKALESVTKGANVLDVEQALNVKPADLDTGVTVIVSTMQAFKVEDTVGRRVYKNNGDLMDHFSGLPEAVLAGLDRGEAGNLYHSLANVLRLRRPIVIVDEAHNARTPLTFETLARFNPSCILEFTATPDLERNPSNVLYTASAAELKAEAMIKMPIRLETRPDWRELLADAIACRVRLEKLAALERQESGEFIRPILLIQAQPQSKTRDTVSVDVVLDALEKDFRIPRSQIAVSTGEKEELESVEDIEAHDCPIRFIVTVQKLREGWDCPFAYVLCSVAEMKSTTYVEQILGRIMRLPKADWKKRVDLNMSYAFVASRHFYDVANSLTDALVQNGFDRQEARELIVKAPDYGRQDELPFDGHGPAMGTATVELPELPSVKRFSPEVQKKVSIDTKKKTLTINGPLTRDEQEEVKAAFKTDAGQNAVEKAVRVYNGFPETVRGTPSERQIEFAVPELAIRQYDMFEKFEETHLLDHPWSLSNCDALLSENDYSAVRTGTEQGTIDITEKGTVGYEFLGTLQNQMALYESGQGWKLADLVYWLDRAFPHQDISPQETGVFLTRLVQAMVDQRSIPLETLVHDKFRFRRAVEKKINELRHEAKNEAYQLFLDPHFETPLVVTTDLCFRFDPRQYPANRTYRGNYRFKKHYYPDVEDFTTKEEFECGQFIDALDAVDFWVRNVSRGRFAFSLQTSSDRFYPDFVAKLKDGRTLVVEYKGEHLWSNDDSKEKRNIGELWANRSEGKCLFVMPKGKDWAAIRSIISQ, from the coding sequence ATGCTGACCCTCAAAGACTACCAACAGCTCGCCTTGGACGCCCTGAATGCTTACTTTGAGGAGTGCGTCAGTACCCGTGACGCCGACACCGCCTATTACTCGATGACCCGGAAAACAATCGGCCGGGGGATTTCCTATAATCCCGTGAAGGAGCTTCCTGGTCTGCCATACGTCTGCATTAGAATCCCCACAGGTGGCGGCAAAACGCTCGTGGCGAGTCACGCCGTTGGACTCGCTTCCCGTAACCTTCTCCACACGAGTAGCGCCTTGGTCCTTTGGCTCGTCCCGTCCAATCCCATCCGCGAACAAACCCTGAAAAACCTGAAGGACCGGAAGCACCCCTATCGGAAGGCGCTCGAATCAGTGACGAAAGGGGCGAACGTCCTTGACGTTGAACAGGCGCTCAACGTCAAACCCGCCGACCTTGACACGGGCGTGACAGTGATCGTTTCCACCATGCAAGCGTTCAAGGTCGAAGATACGGTGGGGCGCAGGGTTTACAAAAATAATGGCGATCTTATGGACCATTTCAGTGGCTTACCGGAGGCGGTACTGGCGGGGCTGGATCGAGGTGAAGCCGGGAATCTTTACCACTCGTTGGCTAACGTGCTTCGCTTGCGTCGTCCGATTGTGATCGTGGACGAAGCCCACAACGCGCGGACGCCCCTGACATTTGAAACCTTGGCGCGGTTCAACCCATCCTGCATTCTCGAGTTTACGGCTACCCCGGACCTGGAGAGGAATCCGAGCAACGTGCTTTACACCGCCTCGGCGGCGGAACTAAAGGCCGAGGCAATGATAAAAATGCCGATCCGTCTGGAAACCCGGCCGGATTGGAGGGAACTTCTCGCCGATGCTATCGCCTGCAGGGTCAGACTTGAGAAACTCGCCGCACTCGAGCGCCAGGAATCCGGAGAGTTCATCCGCCCGATCCTGCTCATTCAAGCGCAACCCCAAAGCAAGACACGGGACACTGTTTCCGTAGATGTTGTCCTTGACGCGCTCGAAAAAGATTTCAGGATTCCGCGATCGCAAATTGCCGTCTCCACGGGCGAAAAAGAAGAACTTGAATCCGTGGAAGACATCGAAGCCCACGACTGTCCCATTCGATTCATCGTGACCGTCCAAAAGCTCCGCGAGGGGTGGGATTGTCCATTCGCCTACGTGTTGTGCAGCGTCGCGGAAATGAAGTCCACAACTTACGTGGAACAGATTCTTGGGCGCATAATGCGTTTACCGAAAGCGGACTGGAAGAAGCGCGTGGACTTGAACATGTCCTATGCATTCGTCGCGTCCCGGCACTTCTACGACGTGGCGAATTCGCTGACCGATGCGCTAGTCCAAAACGGATTCGATCGTCAGGAAGCCCGGGAATTGATCGTCAAGGCGCCCGACTACGGTCGCCAGGACGAGCTGCCATTCGACGGCCACGGACCGGCGATGGGCACGGCGACAGTGGAATTGCCGGAATTGCCCTCTGTAAAGCGGTTTTCACCGGAGGTCCAAAAAAAGGTTTCCATCGACACGAAAAAGAAGACGCTCACGATCAATGGTCCGCTCACGCGGGATGAACAAGAGGAAGTGAAAGCAGCTTTCAAGACCGACGCGGGACAGAACGCCGTTGAAAAAGCCGTGCGCGTTTACAATGGGTTTCCCGAGACCGTTCGTGGTACGCCGTCGGAGAGGCAAATCGAGTTTGCTGTGCCCGAATTGGCGATCCGACAATACGACATGTTTGAGAAATTCGAAGAAACACATCTGCTCGATCACCCGTGGAGCCTGTCGAATTGCGATGCGCTTCTTTCCGAAAACGACTACTCTGCGGTGCGCACCGGTACGGAGCAAGGCACGATCGACATCACTGAAAAGGGCACCGTGGGATACGAGTTTCTCGGAACGCTTCAAAATCAGATGGCGCTGTACGAGTCCGGGCAGGGATGGAAGTTGGCCGATCTCGTGTATTGGCTCGATCGCGCCTTCCCTCATCAAGACATTTCCCCGCAGGAGACGGGGGTGTTCCTCACGAGGCTCGTTCAGGCGATGGTGGACCAACGGAGCATCCCCTTGGAGACGCTCGTTCACGACAAGTTTCGTTTTCGTCGAGCTGTGGAGAAAAAAATCAACGAGTTGCGGCACGAAGCAAAAAACGAAGCCTACCAACTATTTCTGGATCCGCATTTCGAGACGCCGCTCGTGGTGACGACGGACTTGTGCTTCCGTTTTGACCCGCGCCAGTATCCGGCGAATCGGACTTATCGCGGAAATTACAGATTCAAGAAGCATTATTATCCCGATGTCGAGGACTTCACCACCAAAGAAGAATTCGAGTGCGGGCAATTTATCGATGCCCTCGATGCAGTCGATTTTTGGGTGCGAAACGTATCGCGTGGCCGATTCGCTTTTTCGCTCCAGACTTCTTCCGATCGTTTCTATCCGGACTTTGTCGCGAAGCTGAAAGATGGACGTACCCTGGTCGTTGAATATAAGGGCGAACACCTTTGGAGCAACGACGATTCGAAGGAGAAGCGGAACATCGGCGAGCTATGGGCGAACCGCAGCGAAGGGAAATGCTTGTTCGTCATGCCGAAGGGAAAAGATTGGGCAGCGATTCGATCGATCATCTCTCAGTGA
- a CDS encoding site-specific DNA-methyltransferase: protein MPTLDWIGKKAVLNHHREVPFHLLKRDARLSVGDTESGNLLVQGDNLVALKALLPRYAGQVKCIYIDPPYNTGNENWVYNDAVNSPEIREWLGKIVGRESEDLSRHDKWLCMMYPRLKLLYYFLRDDGLIFVSVDENEHRYLELLMDEIFGASNRLETIIWKKSYGGGAKSKHIVNLHEYILCFARDISKVNPIALPPDEKILKYYKFKDSKYKTRGPYRLQPLATNSMDDRENLRYAIQYGREKIWPEKQWQWSKARTLTALANDELVIKDTRGKYTVNYKQYLKDDMGEERARKPYSIIEGIYTQQGTNEIKAMFGDGKIFSFPKPRRLIEELVQMTSSPGDIILDSFAGSGTTGHAVLSLNAQTGMNLNFILIEMEKGICVDVTRKRLEKAINGYRAKKSGDSNAKVATLGGGINYCIIDKPLFNECGEINAHVSFVDLASQVYFVETGSPLVAEVTGMTPFIGAHKGTAIFLLYNGVLKDKKPNAGNVLTRAVLDSLPRHDGPKVVYGTSCRVGAERLRRSNVVFRQIPYEVKVDRC from the coding sequence TTGCCGACTCTTGATTGGATCGGAAAGAAAGCCGTTCTGAATCATCACCGAGAGGTGCCGTTCCACCTACTGAAGCGCGACGCGCGCTTATCCGTGGGCGATACGGAAAGTGGGAACTTGCTCGTCCAGGGCGACAACCTCGTGGCGCTCAAGGCACTTCTGCCGCGCTACGCTGGGCAGGTGAAGTGCATTTACATCGATCCGCCCTACAACACCGGCAATGAAAACTGGGTCTACAACGACGCCGTGAATAGCCCGGAAATCCGAGAGTGGCTCGGGAAGATTGTCGGGCGCGAGTCCGAGGATCTTTCGCGGCATGACAAATGGCTTTGCATGATGTATCCGAGACTAAAGCTGTTATATTATTTTTTAAGGGACGATGGGTTAATTTTCGTTAGCGTAGACGAAAACGAGCACAGATACTTAGAGTTATTAATGGACGAAATCTTCGGCGCTAGCAATCGGCTAGAAACGATTATATGGAAAAAGAGCTACGGAGGCGGGGCCAAATCAAAGCATATTGTCAATCTACACGAATACATATTGTGCTTTGCGCGTGATATCTCAAAGGTAAACCCAATCGCCCTTCCACCCGACGAAAAAATATTAAAGTATTATAAATTTAAAGATAGCAAATATAAAACACGAGGGCCATACAGGCTTCAGCCATTGGCTACCAATAGCATGGACGATCGCGAAAATCTAAGATATGCGATTCAATATGGAAGAGAAAAAATTTGGCCAGAAAAGCAGTGGCAGTGGTCCAAGGCGAGAACATTGACGGCCTTGGCGAACGATGAGCTTGTAATAAAAGACACAAGAGGTAAATACACCGTAAATTACAAACAGTATCTTAAAGACGATATGGGCGAGGAACGGGCAAGAAAGCCCTATTCAATTATCGAAGGCATATATACACAACAGGGAACAAATGAAATTAAAGCAATGTTTGGGGATGGGAAAATTTTTTCATTTCCGAAACCGAGGCGTCTTATTGAGGAACTCGTACAAATGACGAGTTCTCCAGGTGACATTATTCTTGATTCTTTCGCGGGGAGTGGCACGACGGGCCATGCGGTGCTGTCTTTAAACGCGCAAACGGGAATGAATCTTAATTTCATTTTGATTGAAATGGAAAAAGGTATTTGCGTAGATGTAACTCGTAAGCGACTTGAAAAGGCAATCAATGGCTATAGGGCAAAAAAATCAGGTGATTCGAATGCAAAAGTTGCGACACTCGGCGGCGGCATTAATTATTGCATCATTGATAAGCCGCTATTCAATGAATGTGGCGAGATTAATGCTCACGTTTCTTTTGTTGACCTCGCATCTCAAGTTTATTTTGTTGAAACGGGTTCACCGCTGGTCGCAGAAGTGACGGGGATGACGCCTTTTATTGGAGCGCACAAAGGCACAGCGATTTTTCTTCTTTACAACGGCGTCCTAAAAGACAAGAAGCCAAACGCCGGGAACGTTCTTACGCGCGCCGTGCTTGATTCCCTGCCACGGCACGACGGACCGAAAGTCGTTTACGGAACGAGTTGCCGTGTCGGAGCGGAACGTTTGCGACGGTCGAATGTCGTTTTTCGGCAAATCCCATACGAGGTGAAGGTAGACCGATGCTGA
- a CDS encoding xylulose 5-phosphate 3-epimerase, giving the protein MKRTRFANDDEAYAAWKKGHGPIRHGAKTRARVADLMRLFPKTHDGPSIGEALVAADRLTSAAMWLTVHDTYARNVHLDGRTLASGDFKDTPEGHTGSALNIIPAYVGYLLANMITGDTRGWVAEQGHAVSGIDCVNVLVRNITPAFKRYTVDDAGLTRFVRDFYNYGVTKNGDAASPRGSHVNPNTAGGILEGGYLGFAGLEYVHMPLPGEKLVTFLSDGAFEEQRGPDWAPRWWRHEDCGLVAPIMIMNGRRIDQRSTMAMAGGTDWLARHLRLNHFDPIEIDGGDPAAYAWLILEMERRLAGAPRAYPVRLPYGLAVVEKGFGFAGAGTNAAHNLPIGSKMNAEAIEAFNRHTKRLHVPAEDLSDAVATFRKHRRRPIERDHALATRDVSLKKKPAPKFKKPGEMAAPMRAIDNTFTEICLANPHLRPRIGNPDEMRSNRLDRTLDTFKHRVTSPEPGVAEDVHGKVITVLNEEAVACAALGNKGGISLVHSYEAFAAKMLGIVRQEIIFSAHCQEMGRPQKWLSVPLVLTSHTYENGKNEQSHQDPVVCEALMGEAAHVSRVLFPADYNSAAASIAEVYNTRGRIFTLVVPKRELPVVFDARDAKRLVREGGIVVKQAKKPRIVLTAIGAYQLQQVLKASSELDARGIAHNVVYLLEPRRFTEPKDRHEAKICHTAETRDRFYPPAVLPRLFVTHTRSGRVQGMMQVIDTGPKTLALGYRNRGGTFDVGGMLFLNEQTWTHILATTAKLIGIKRERVMGKDAIDVLEGRVAPRGEYLAEWF; this is encoded by the coding sequence ATGAAACGCACGCGATTCGCAAACGACGACGAGGCGTACGCCGCTTGGAAAAAGGGACACGGCCCGATCCGCCACGGCGCGAAAACCCGCGCGCGTGTCGCGGACCTCATGCGCCTATTCCCGAAAACGCACGACGGCCCGTCGATCGGAGAGGCGCTTGTCGCGGCCGACCGCTTAACGAGCGCCGCGATGTGGCTGACCGTGCACGACACGTACGCGCGCAACGTCCATCTCGACGGGCGCACGCTCGCCTCCGGCGATTTCAAGGACACGCCCGAGGGCCACACCGGAAGCGCGCTCAACATCATCCCCGCGTACGTCGGCTACCTGCTCGCGAACATGATCACAGGCGACACGCGCGGGTGGGTCGCCGAGCAGGGCCACGCGGTCAGCGGTATCGATTGCGTGAATGTGCTGGTTCGCAACATCACGCCGGCGTTCAAACGGTACACCGTGGACGACGCCGGGCTGACGCGCTTTGTGCGTGATTTCTACAACTACGGCGTCACGAAAAACGGCGACGCCGCGAGCCCGCGCGGCAGTCACGTCAACCCGAATACCGCGGGCGGCATCCTGGAAGGCGGCTATCTCGGCTTCGCCGGGCTCGAATACGTCCACATGCCGCTGCCGGGCGAGAAGCTCGTCACGTTCCTGTCCGACGGCGCGTTCGAGGAGCAGCGCGGGCCGGACTGGGCGCCGCGGTGGTGGCGGCACGAGGACTGCGGGCTGGTCGCGCCGATCATGATCATGAACGGCCGGCGCATCGACCAGCGCTCCACAATGGCGATGGCCGGCGGCACCGACTGGCTCGCCAGGCACCTGCGCCTGAATCATTTCGACCCGATCGAAATCGACGGCGGCGATCCGGCCGCGTATGCGTGGCTGATCCTGGAGATGGAGCGCCGCCTTGCCGGCGCGCCGCGCGCGTATCCCGTGCGTCTGCCGTATGGGCTTGCGGTCGTGGAGAAAGGATTCGGATTTGCCGGCGCGGGCACGAACGCGGCGCACAATCTGCCGATCGGATCGAAGATGAACGCGGAGGCGATCGAGGCGTTCAACCGCCACACCAAACGCCTGCACGTTCCGGCGGAGGATCTGTCCGACGCGGTCGCGACGTTTCGCAAGCACCGGCGCCGGCCGATCGAGCGCGATCACGCGCTGGCCACGCGCGACGTGTCGCTAAAGAAAAAGCCCGCGCCGAAATTCAAAAAGCCGGGCGAAATGGCGGCGCCCATGCGCGCGATCGACAACACGTTCACCGAAATTTGCCTCGCCAATCCGCACCTGCGTCCGCGCATCGGCAATCCGGACGAGATGCGCTCGAATCGCCTGGACCGCACGCTCGACACGTTCAAGCACCGCGTCACCAGCCCGGAGCCGGGCGTCGCGGAGGACGTTCACGGCAAGGTCATCACCGTGCTGAACGAGGAGGCCGTCGCGTGCGCCGCGCTCGGCAACAAGGGCGGGATCAGCCTCGTGCACAGCTACGAGGCGTTCGCGGCGAAGATGCTCGGCATCGTGCGACAGGAGATTATCTTCTCCGCGCACTGCCAGGAGATGGGACGGCCGCAGAAATGGCTGTCGGTGCCGCTCGTCCTCACGTCGCACACGTACGAGAACGGCAAGAACGAGCAGTCGCATCAGGACCCGGTCGTCTGCGAGGCGCTGATGGGCGAGGCCGCGCACGTCTCGCGCGTGCTGTTTCCCGCGGATTACAATTCCGCCGCCGCGTCGATCGCGGAGGTGTACAACACGCGCGGGCGCATCTTCACGCTCGTCGTGCCCAAGCGCGAGCTGCCGGTGGTGTTCGACGCACGCGACGCAAAACGCCTCGTGCGCGAGGGCGGCATCGTCGTGAAGCAGGCGAAAAAGCCGCGCATCGTCCTGACGGCGATCGGCGCGTATCAGTTGCAGCAGGTACTCAAGGCGTCATCGGAGCTTGACGCGCGCGGCATCGCGCACAACGTCGTGTACCTCCTGGAGCCGCGCCGTTTCACCGAACCGAAAGATCGGCACGAGGCGAAAATCTGCCACACCGCCGAAACGCGCGACCGCTTCTATCCTCCCGCCGTCCTGCCGCGCCTGTTCGTGACGCACACCCGCTCCGGCCGCGTGCAGGGGATGATGCAGGTGATCGACACGGGGCCAAAAACGCTCGCACTCGGTTACCGCAACCGAGGCGGCACGTTCGACGTGGGCGGCATGCTGTTCCTGAACGAACAGACGTGGACGCACATCCTCGCCACGACCGCGAAGCTCATAGGCATCAAGCGAGAGCGGGTTATGGGGAAGGATGCGATCGACGTGCTGGAGGGGCGTGTCGCGCCGAGGGGGGAGTATTTGGCGGAGTGGTTTTGA
- a CDS encoding acetate/propionate family kinase — MFVLVLNCGSSTVKYRHFEARRGTPREIDGGIVEVEGEHEDAVAQVLASLSARVDAIGHRVVHGGSKFTRPTVIDKDVLRTIEALSPIAPLHNPPAVAGIRRARKLGVPMVAVFDTSFHATLPPVAYRYALPPLETAGETIRRFGFHGISHQYVCEEYSRRARRKRPTIVTLHLGNGASACAIKNGVSVDTSMGFSPLEGLVMGTRPGDVDAEIVLRLIRDGRSVDEVDRLLNRESGLRALGGTNDMRELLARDDDDARFAIDAFCYRAAKYVGAYHAALGGAQAVVFTAGIGERSAAIRARIVSHLKALGCVIDKRRNAKGDGRISTDGSRLAAWAIPTNEELLIARRTVETLGDQR, encoded by the coding sequence ATGTTCGTTCTCGTTCTGAACTGCGGTAGCTCCACGGTCAAATACCGCCACTTTGAGGCGAGGCGCGGCACGCCGCGCGAAATCGACGGCGGCATCGTCGAGGTCGAGGGCGAACACGAGGACGCGGTCGCGCAAGTCCTCGCAAGCCTTTCCGCGCGCGTCGATGCGATCGGCCATCGCGTCGTGCACGGCGGATCGAAGTTCACGCGGCCGACGGTGATCGACAAGGACGTGCTGCGTACGATCGAGGCGCTTTCGCCGATCGCGCCGCTGCACAACCCGCCCGCCGTCGCGGGCATCCGGCGCGCGCGAAAGCTCGGCGTGCCGATGGTGGCGGTGTTCGACACGTCGTTTCACGCCACGCTGCCGCCGGTGGCGTACCGCTACGCGCTGCCGCCGCTTGAGACGGCGGGCGAGACGATCCGCCGCTTCGGGTTCCACGGCATCTCCCACCAATACGTCTGCGAGGAATACTCCAGGCGCGCGCGACGCAAGAGGCCGACGATCGTCACGCTGCACCTGGGCAACGGCGCATCTGCCTGCGCGATCAAAAACGGCGTAAGCGTCGATACGTCGATGGGCTTTTCTCCCCTCGAGGGCTTGGTGATGGGCACGCGTCCCGGCGATGTTGACGCGGAGATCGTTCTTCGCCTTATCCGTGACGGGCGGAGCGTGGACGAAGTGGATCGTCTTCTGAACAGGGAGTCCGGCTTGCGTGCGCTCGGCGGCACGAACGACATGCGCGAGCTGCTCGCCCGCGACGATGACGACGCGCGCTTTGCGATCGACGCGTTCTGCTATCGCGCGGCCAAATACGTCGGCGCGTATCACGCAGCGCTCGGCGGCGCCCAAGCGGTGGTGTTCACCGCCGGCATCGGCGAGCGCTCGGCCGCGATCCGCGCGCGCATCGTGTCGCATTTGAAGGCGCTTGGGTGCGTCATCGACAAGCGGCGAAATGCCAAGGGCGACGGGCGTATCAGCACGGACGGCTCGCGGCTTGCGGCCTGGGCGATTCCGACCAACGAGGAGTTGCTCATCGCGCGCCGGACCGTCGAAACCTTGGGGGACCAACGATGA